AACAATATGGCAACAACGCAGATTTCAGTTGCGGGCTAAAAATCGTTTCGGCACTCTAGGTAGAACGTTCTACTAGAACGTTCTACCTACCATAAAAACGCGTGAACAGACAAAACGCGGTTACTGCGTCTGCACCGGGGGAAACGTCCATGAGTCTGTTGTCCAGTGTTGTTAAATCGTTATCAAAGCTTTCCATGATTGGCCGCGCGTTAATGCTGCCTATCTCTTTGCTGCCAGCCGCAGGCTTACTGCTCGCATTCGGCGATAAGTTTCACTTACCGCTAATGATGAATGCGGGCGGGGTTATCTTCGATAACCTGCCCATGCTGTTCGCGATTGGTTCTGCCGTGGGGCTTGCCGCGGAATCGGGTATTGCCGCGCTGTCTGCGGCGGTGTCGGTGTTTATCATTAACATTACCATTGGCACCGTAATGCACATCACGCCGGAAATGGCCTCTGCGGGCGGGAAATACGCCATGGTGGTAGGTATCCCGACGTTACAAATGGGCGTCTTTGGCGGGCTTATCTCCGGCATCCTGGCGGCGTGGTGCTACAACAAGTTCCACACCATGCAACTGCCTGAATTCCTGGGCTTCTTCTCCGGCAAGCGCTTTGTCGCCATCGCGACGGCATTTCTTTCCTTCCTGCTGGGGATGGTGCTGCCGTGGGTGTGGTCGTACATCCAGTCCGGCATCGATGCCCTGTCCGTGGTGGTTAACGGGGATAATCAGGCCGTATCGACCTTTATCTTCGGCCTGGTTGAACGCGCGCTTATCCCGCTGGGTCTGCACCACATCTGGTACCCGTCTTTCTGGTACTCCTTCGGGGAATACACCACCCACACCGGGCAGGTGATCCACGGCGACCAGACGATTTGGTTTAAAATGCTGGAAGAGGGCGTCAAGTCCTTCAGCAGCGACAGCTACCAGAATGCCGGTAAATTCATGCAGGGCGAGTTCCCGCTGATGCTGTTCGCGCTGCCCGCAGCCTGTCTGGCGATGTACCATGAAGCCAATACCCGGAATAAGAAAATTGCCTCCGGCATTCTGTTCTCTGCGGCGCTGACCTGCTTCCTCACCGGGATCACCGAGCCGGTTGAGTTCACCTTCATCTTCGTTGCCCCGATCCTGTATGTGTTCAACGCGGTGATGGCTGGCCTGTCTTATATGTGTATGTATCTGCTGCATGCCCATATTGCCAAATCCTTCTCCGCCGGGATGATCGACTACATCTCCTTCGGTATTCTGCCGTCGTTCAACGGCTACCAGACTAACTTCCTGATGGCGGTGGTAGTTGGCGTGCCGATGGCGCTGATTTACTACTTCACCTTCCGCTTCGTTATTCGCCGCTTCGACGTGAAAACGCCGGGCCGTACCGAAGTGACCGCCAACGCG
This Klebsiella michiganensis DNA region includes the following protein-coding sequences:
- a CDS encoding PTS system N-acetylglucosamine-specific transporter subunit IICB (phosphoenolpyruvate-dependent sugar phosphotransferase system; catalyzes the phosphorylation of incoming sugar substrates concomitant with their translocation across the cell membrane; IIB is phosphorylated by IIA and then transfers the phosphoryl group to the sugar; IIC forms the translocation channel), whose protein sequence is MSLLSSVVKSLSKLSMIGRALMLPISLLPAAGLLLAFGDKFHLPLMMNAGGVIFDNLPMLFAIGSAVGLAAESGIAALSAAVSVFIINITIGTVMHITPEMASAGGKYAMVVGIPTLQMGVFGGLISGILAAWCYNKFHTMQLPEFLGFFSGKRFVAIATAFLSFLLGMVLPWVWSYIQSGIDALSVVVNGDNQAVSTFIFGLVERALIPLGLHHIWYPSFWYSFGEYTTHTGQVIHGDQTIWFKMLEEGVKSFSSDSYQNAGKFMQGEFPLMLFALPAACLAMYHEANTRNKKIASGILFSAALTCFLTGITEPVEFTFIFVAPILYVFNAVMAGLSYMCMYLLHAHIAKSFSAGMIDYISFGILPSFNGYQTNFLMAVVVGVPMALIYYFTFRFVIRRFDVKTPGRTEVTANAGDKTDTELAGDIIGLLGGAPNINSVGSCITRLRLEVDDSSMVDKDGLNSLGARGVVFVGDSGIQVIFGARAQFIAQTMSTMIGK